CTGGGTAAACTGCCAGATCACCGAGACCACGATAATCGGTGTCGAGACGGGCAGCAGAATTCGCCAGAAAATGCGGAAGAACCCTGCGCCGTCCAGCTTTGCCGCTGATACCAGCTCATTGGGGATACCGACATAAAAATTTCGGAAAAACAGCGTCGTAAAGGCAATCCCAAACACCACGTGAACCAGGATCAACCCCGCACGGGAGCTTGAAATACCCAGCCAGCCCAGGGTTTGCGCCATGGGTAGCAACACCACCTGAAACGGAATGAAACAACCAAACAGCATCAGCGCGAAAACCAGTTCCGAGCCTTTAAAGCGCCATTTGGTCAGCGCGTAGCCGTTCAGCGCACCAATCGTTGTGGAAATCAGCACCGCGGGAATCACAATCGCAAAGGAGTTCCAGAAGTAGCCGCCAACCCCATCGCAGCGCATACCTGTACAGGCCTCGCCCCAGGCTTTTGTCCAGGGTGCCAAGGTCGGGTTTTGCGGCAGCGTCAGCAGCGTGCCTGCGCTGATTTCACTGAGCGGTTTCACCGAGGTCATCAGCATCACCGCCAGCGGCAAGAGATAGAACAGGGCCGCGAGGATCAGCACACTATATACCGCCAGTCGGCTGACGCGCGCGGCTAGCGTTTGACGACGAATCACATTAGCCATGCCGACGGCTCCTCAATTCGGAATACAGATACGGAATCAGAATGGCCAGCACGCCGCCCAGCATTAACATGGCACTCGCCGAGCCCAGACCAATCTGCGCGCGGTTGAACGCGTGAGCGTACATGAAGGTAGCGGGCAGGTCTGACGCGTAGCCGGGGCCACCGCCTGTCAAGGCAACCACCAGGTCGAAGCTCTTGATCGCAATGTGCGCCAGGATCATCACCGCGCTGAACACCACAGGGCGCAGGCAAGGCATTACCACCCGCCAGTAAACGCGCGGCAGGCTGGCGCCGTCCAACTGGGCAGCCTTGATGATGCTGTCGTCAATGCCCCTCAATCCGGCTAAAAACAGCGCCATGACAAACCCTGACGCCTGCCATACGGCGGCAATCACCAGGGTGTAAATCACCATGTCCGAATCAACCAGCCAGTCAAAGCGAAACGATTCAAAGCCCCAACTGCGAACCATGGCTTGAATCCCCAAGCTGGGATTCAGCAACCACTTCCAGACGACCCCGGTGACGATAAACGATAGCGCCATGGGGTAGAGGTAAATCGTGCGCAGTGCGCCTTCCTGGCGGATTTTCTGGTCAAGCAGCATCGCCAGCAGCACACCAATCACCAGGCAAATCACCACGAACAGTGAACCGAAGATCATCAGGTTGGTGGATGCCACCCACCAGCGGTCGTTTTGCATCAACCGGGCGTACTGACCAAAGCCGACAAAGTCATAGCTTGGCAGCATTCTCGAGCTGGTCAGCGACAGAATAAAGGTCCACAGCATGAAGCCGTAAACAAAGAACAGCGAAATAGCCACCGAGGGGGCCAGCACCAGGCGTGGTAGCCACGCCTGCAAGCCACCCAAGGTCGAGGCACGCGGAGCAGGATGCCCGACACGCGCCTTAGAAGGGTTTTTCATGGGGAAACGTCCTCGCCAGAAAGCGATGGCGCCGCCAGCGCGGCGACGCCGGTCAGCGCCTATACAGGTTGCGAATGAACGTTAGAACGAAGCTGCTTCAGCCGCGTTGACCAGCCGTTCAGCGGCTTCTTCGGCTTGCATGTCGTCATCGTTGAAGTAGTTGGTCACCACATCGAAGATAGCCCCTTGGATATCGGCGCGAACGGCCATACCGTGGGCCATGCTCGGCACCAGTCCGCCCTCTTCAGCGGTGCGCTGGAAATCGCTGAGCGACTGCTGCGCACAGCTGTCAAACTCGCTCATGTCCAGGTCGGGCCGCGCGGGGATCGAGCCTTTGGCCAGGTTGAAGGCTTCCTGGAAGGTGGGCTCAAGCACCAGGCGGGCCAGCGCCTGCTGGGCTTCAAGCTCTTCCTCGTCGTTAACCCGGAACATCGCCAGGCTGTCGATATTGAAGGCGAAAACATCCTCGGTACCCGGTGCCGGGGCGCACAGATAGTCTTCCCCTGCGGTCAGGCCTCGTGCGGTAAACTCGCCTTTGGCCCAGTCGCCCATCATCTGCATGGCGGCTTCACCGTCAATCACCATCCCCGTAGCGATGTTCCAGTCGCGCCCTGACATGCCGTCATCCATCAGCTCGCGTAAACGCTTAAAGTCCTCCAGAGCGTCAACCATACGCTCACCGCCCAAGGCCTCGGGATCAAGATCAACAAACGCGCGCTGGTAAAATTCGCCGCCCTGACTGCCGATAACCACGCTTTCAAAGATGGTGGCGTCTTGCCACGCCTGCCCCCCATGGGCTAACGGAATATAACCCGCAGCACGAATGGCCTCGCCTGCATCAAACAGCTCATCAAGCGTCGTAGGCATTTCAACGCCAGCGTCGTCCAGCACCTCGGGGTTGGCCCACAGCCAGTTGACGCGGTGAACGTTGGCCGGCACTGCCACGTACTCGCCGCCGTACTGCATGATATCGGCGACCACGTCGGGCAATAACGCATCCCAATCTTCAGCCTCAGCGACATCATTCAGGCTGCCAAGCAAGCCAAGCTCGCCCCACTCTTGAATCTCGGGCCCCTTGATTTGTGCTGCTGAAGGAGGGTTGCCCGACATGGCACGGGACTTAAGCACCGTCATAGCGGTTTCACCCCCGCCGCCGGCGACGGCAAAATCTTCCCACCCGTAACCTTCAGCCTCCATCAGGTCTTTAAGCACGTTCGCTGCCCGCGCTTCACCACCGGAGGTCCACCAGTGCAGGACTTCGACCTCATTGGCCTGAGCCTGGCCGGTCATGGTGAGGCCGGCAAGCGTCGTGGCAAGGGCAAGGGAGGTTTTCTTCAACGAGGTTTTTTCTAACATGGGCATGGGTAACTCCTGCTGTTGTTGTTGTGTATCGTCAATGACATCCAACAGCGTACTGTAAATACGCACACATGGGCGTTACCGATTCCTGCATAGTATTTAAGGTTTATTACAAATCGGTAATAGTTTCATGGTGGGGCACTGTCAGGGTGACGCACAAACCACCCTCTGGATGATTCGCCAGTTCAATATCACCGCCGTGAGCGCGAGCGATATGGCGGGCAATGCCCAGGCCTAGTCCACTGCCCCCGGTATGGCGGCTGCGCGACGGCTCCAGACGTACAAACGGCGAGAACACGCGGGAAAGCTGATCATCCGGAATACCAGGGCCGTGGTCGCGAATGTTGATCGTTACAAAACCTGCCTGATCCACAAGCGATACATCCGCGTGCTGCCCATAGAAGACGGCATTTTCCAGCAGGTTTGCCAGACAGCGCTTGAAGGCCATCGGCTTAACCGTGAGCGGTGCGGCCTTGCCCTGCACCGTCACGCGCCCGCCCTGGAGTCGAAGCTCCTCGGCGATGTCGTCTATGAGTGCTTCAAGGTCCACCGGCTTGGGGGCTTCGTGCAGGTCCAGGCCTTTTACCGACGCCAGCGCTCCCTTGACCAGGCTATCGAGTTCATCCAAGGCTGCGCAGAAACGCTCCCGCTGAACCTCATCCTCCAGCATTTCGGCCCGCAGGCGCAGGCGCGTCAGCGGCGTTTTCAGGTCGTGGGAGATCGCCGAAAACAACCGCTCGCGTTCTTCGATCTGCTCGCGAATACGCTGCTGCATCCGGTTAAATGCTACCGCTGTGGCGGCGACCTCTTTAGGCCCACTCTCCTTGAGTGGCGGCATATCCAAATCGTCGCCAAGCTGCAGTGCCGCCCTGGAGAGCCGCGCCAACGGGCGGGTCGCGCTGCGAATCCCCAGCAACGACAGGGCTATCACGCTAAGCAGCACCAGCAGCCCGACCAGCACCCGCTCTTCGGAAAGCCAGCGATAGCCCGTGAAAATAT
This window of the Halomonas sp. SH5A2 genome carries:
- a CDS encoding ABC transporter substrate-binding protein, producing the protein MPMLEKTSLKKTSLALATTLAGLTMTGQAQANEVEVLHWWTSGGEARAANVLKDLMEAEGYGWEDFAVAGGGGETAMTVLKSRAMSGNPPSAAQIKGPEIQEWGELGLLGSLNDVAEAEDWDALLPDVVADIMQYGGEYVAVPANVHRVNWLWANPEVLDDAGVEMPTTLDELFDAGEAIRAAGYIPLAHGGQAWQDATIFESVVIGSQGGEFYQRAFVDLDPEALGGERMVDALEDFKRLRELMDDGMSGRDWNIATGMVIDGEAAMQMMGDWAKGEFTARGLTAGEDYLCAPAPGTEDVFAFNIDSLAMFRVNDEEELEAQQALARLVLEPTFQEAFNLAKGSIPARPDLDMSEFDSCAQQSLSDFQRTAEEGGLVPSMAHGMAVRADIQGAIFDVVTNYFNDDDMQAEEAAERLVNAAEAASF
- a CDS encoding carbohydrate ABC transporter permease; the protein is MKNPSKARVGHPAPRASTLGGLQAWLPRLVLAPSVAISLFFVYGFMLWTFILSLTSSRMLPSYDFVGFGQYARLMQNDRWWVASTNLMIFGSLFVVICLVIGVLLAMLLDQKIRQEGALRTIYLYPMALSFIVTGVVWKWLLNPSLGIQAMVRSWGFESFRFDWLVDSDMVIYTLVIAAVWQASGFVMALFLAGLRGIDDSIIKAAQLDGASLPRVYWRVVMPCLRPVVFSAVMILAHIAIKSFDLVVALTGGGPGYASDLPATFMYAHAFNRAQIGLGSASAMLMLGGVLAILIPYLYSELRSRRHG
- a CDS encoding ATP-binding protein → MLAGVLVAQVASYAIWTSQVRSSQLRQLDELSTNMAFSIASTMQYFRSLPYEYRHIVLDQLRNMGGTRFFVSINEQRLTIEDIGSGPEKQVVVDNVRTVLTEQLNIDDVVVEFSRPETLRVLNNEVLLRDLPPRWGQHSLLMEPLSPPILVVQLELAPDTWLYVATLLGVPDIFTGYRWLSEERVLVGLLVLLSVIALSLLGIRSATRPLARLSRAALQLGDDLDMPPLKESGPKEVAATAVAFNRMQQRIREQIEERERLFSAISHDLKTPLTRLRLRAEMLEDEVQRERFCAALDELDSLVKGALASVKGLDLHEAPKPVDLEALIDDIAEELRLQGGRVTVQGKAAPLTVKPMAFKRCLANLLENAVFYGQHADVSLVDQAGFVTINIRDHGPGIPDDQLSRVFSPFVRLEPSRSRHTGGSGLGLGIARHIARAHGGDIELANHPEGGLCVTLTVPHHETITDL
- a CDS encoding carbohydrate ABC transporter permease yields the protein MANVIRRQTLAARVSRLAVYSVLILAALFYLLPLAVMLMTSVKPLSEISAGTLLTLPQNPTLAPWTKAWGEACTGMRCDGVGGYFWNSFAIVIPAVLISTTIGALNGYALTKWRFKGSELVFALMLFGCFIPFQVVLLPMAQTLGWLGISSSRAGLILVHVVFGIAFTTLFFRNFYVGIPNELVSAAKLDGAGFFRIFWRILLPVSTPIIVVSVIWQFTQIWNDFLFGVAFSAHNTQPVTVALNNLVNTSTGVREYNVDMAAAMIAALPTLVVYVLAGKYFVRGLTAGSVKG